The Notolabrus celidotus isolate fNotCel1 chromosome 6, fNotCel1.pri, whole genome shotgun sequence nucleotide sequence TTTTACtccttttgttctgtttttggttTACCAACTGAGGAAAAGATATTGTATGTATTCAGTTGTACTATGCCTCATTTAGTTTAGGGCTAGCTGTTACCTCCATGTGTTGCTGGATGGGTAGTGCTCAGTTATTTGAAACTTTTTGTTCTTTGTGGCTGCCTATGAAAGTGACCCAAACTATTTAAGACTTTGGGACTCAAAATAGTGTGCTGAAAGATGTTTAACTCACCCCCAACAAGGAGGAATTTccaaaattagtttttttatgACATTAACTTCATGTAGTCATGGATACAAGACATAACAATATTGCATAAGGAAGCTTTAATTACTCTATATAAAGGAAAGTATTCAACCTGCGATACATTGATCTTAAACggaatacattttttgagtagAGATCCACTTGTAGACTCTGACTCTGTAGTTGTATTTTCTTTCTAACCCTCCCACATTATCTGTGCCGCTGTTAACAAGCATCAAGCCCCTCCGTCTTCAGAGAGAATTAAAGTAACTTTGCCAGTTTGAGCAGAAGGTAATAGCTTTTTGTGGGCATATCAGTAATGACAACCCATTTGTATCATTGGTCATATGAAACTAGTGAGGTAGTGATACAAAGAGGGGCTTTAAGCTTTTACTTCTACATGTAAGAAATGATCTTGTCCAAAGTTGAGAACTTTGATTAAAAGACAATGTAAAACATGCACTTGCATTTAATGTTTGACTGTGGACATATTTTAATGGGCTCTATCCACGGACACTCCCAATCCCTCTGACAGCCCAGTCAGTATCTGTGCCAACAGGAACAACCAGCTAACAAACCCCACCTCCttcacagagaggaaaaggagcTCTCTCAGTTTGGCAGGAGAAGATGGCTGACAGTCAGGAACTATTGGACTGCTCAATCTGTTTACAATTACTGAAGGATCCAGTGACAACGGCCTGTGGACACAGTTACTGCATGACATGCATCAATAGCCACTGGAAtacaagagagagaagaagatacAGCTGCCCTCTGTGCAGGCAGATCTTCGAAAAGAGACCTGCCCTGAAGAGGAACACACTTCTGGCTGCTTTGTTGGAGGAACACAGGAGGAACACCAGCAaaagtgctgctgctgaagctgGTGACACCTATGCTGAAGCTGGGGATGCTCAGTGTGATACTTGcacagggagaaagagaaaagcatCCAAGTTCTGTCTTGTATGTTTGGCCTTTTACTGCGAGACCCATCTGAAGCCTCACTTTGAAGTGCCACcactgaaaaaacacaaactaactGAAACAACAAGGGCCAAAGACAGCATCTGTGGCCTTCATGACAAACATCTGGAGATGTACTGCAAAACTGATCAACAGTTAATATGTCTACAGTGTTTTGCGGATGGGCACAAAAATCATGACGCAGTAATAGTGGAAGCAAAAAAGAGTGATATGCTGGTAATTAagctcagaaaaaaatattgaaatcatTTGTTGCTGTCATTATTTTGTGTGTACATTTCTGTAACGCCCAGGGTTTGTGTTTCAACAGGTGCAACTCGACTGGACTAAGCAGGAAATAGCAGACCTATTGCAAAATTTAGGCGGGAGAAAAGAGGAACTGACAAAGGCAGCAGACTCTATAAAAGTGAGTGTCATTCTTgtcaaacacttgttttttctgaaaagcTGATATCAGATTATTAGAGACATTTCAAGTGAAATGCAGTTGATCCTAAAAGAAACGGAGATGGATGTGAGTGTAAACTATTTTGCAACAGGTATTTACAgcaattgtgttttttttctctgtgtaatTGTGAACAGTGATTGGCAGTGATTTTTGGCTTGAGATATCTTGCCGAACAAAGCAGTCTTATTCTCTACCAGTATGAGTCTGGAAGGGTGCAAGGGGGGCCTGACGTGCCAGCCCAAAATCCCAATCTATAATTACCTTTTTGGATTGTCAAAGGCAGGattaaaatcaactatttgggcTTTGTTGCAACAGACTGTTGACTTCCTTTTAATTGCATAgcagcatttttcttttgttggatTTCTAAATTGTGGCTATTGATAGACTTTTTTTTAGGCCCAAAGTAGAACACTGTAAATATGCTGTAAATAATAGAATGGCAGGTCataaatgtttcatgtttccCACTAGGATGCTGCTCAGGAGGCATGTGACTTTGAGAGATTGTGTGCAGCACACATTCGTTATGTACAGATGAAGTGCTTTGAGCTGAGAGAGAAAGttggaaaagcagaaaaagcaGGAATGGACCAGATCAACAGTTGTCTTGAGAAACTTGAGTGTGAAACTCACAAGCTGAGGAAAGAAGAGGACAATCTGAACCAGCTTGAATTGATGGTGGATCAGACTGTTCAGTTTCTTGAGGTGATGAATATTTTTACTTCCTTGGAAGTTTTGCAGCTAATTTTGAAATTTAGAAATTTAGAAGTTTTGATGTTACACAATGTCTTCATTTGCTTTCTGCAGGGTGTCCAGGCCCTGGGTGACCTCCGTGCATTCACAGCATCATATGAGAGTGTCGACACAATGTCAGGGTTCGTCAATGCACAgacagaaaaagtgaaaaatgtgttaaaaagtgCAAAGAATGAAATTCTCAGTCACTTTAGAACAACAGAGAGTGAGTATGAGCAATTTTTATTTCCAAACAATGTTAATAATTAGTTTGATCTAGTCAGTATTTTCCTGTCAGCCTATGAAGAAAACAATCACTCATTTCACTACAGTATCAATATGCCTAATACTGACCGCCTGTGATTTCCCAAGAACGTACCTTTTGGCAGAATATAGAAGAAAGCATGATTTTGTTAAATTTGATGGAATTTCAGCATAAACAGAAAAGCTTCAGCATAAATAAGAACTtcacctctctctgcagacttcaaGGTGGAGGTGGATCCAAACACAGTAGCTGCATGTCTTTGCTTGTCTGACACAAACAATGAGTTATCCGTTGGATGCCAAGACCAGGCTCACCCTGATCACCCCGAAAGATTCACCTTCTTTCAGCAGGCATTGTGTAAGAATGGTCTTAATGGGAACCACTACTGGGAGGTGGAGTGGGATGGTGGGGTTGTGGATTTGGCTGTCTCGTACAAAGGCATTGAAAGGAAGGGCTCAGGGAAAGATTGTTTTTTTGGCCACAACAGTCTCTCCTGGAAATTAACCTGCTCTTCATCCGGCTGCACATTTTGGCACAATAATCTTCACCAAAGCCAAATTCCTCCGGCTCGCTCACGTAAAGTTGGCATACATCTTGATTATGAAGCAGGATCCCTGAGCTTCTACAGCGTTTCTGTTAATAACCAGCTGTCACTGCTGCACAAGGTCCAGACCACCTTCACTGAACCTCTCTATCCAGGGTTCTCTGTTGATTTAGGTGCAACAATCAAAATATGCAACATCTAACCAGTCTGCATAACAAGTATGACTCGCAGGACAGGCCGCAATTTTATAATTCATATTCAGAGATAAAATGGATCACATGTGTAAAAGATTAATACATGTAAACATATAAGTCGATTTatatcatttgaaaaaaatacaactttaaagtgttttctttctctgtctgtccaaTTGTTCAACGAAATCTGCCTAAGTTTGTTTTGTCATAGGTTAACCTTTAAATAACAGTGTAAATGTGGAGCATCTCAGCCTCCTGAGTCTTgatcctttttgttttctttaatgtctAAGCAATATTTGATGATGTTGATGGTGGAGTTGATCTCAAATGCAAAGATAATTGATTAAGACTAGTTCATACCCTAAACATTTTGTAGAATAGTCCAAAAGAGTGAGTTTTTTATACTGATGGAGGATTTTTAAGGTATAACACTTGAAGTCTAAGTAATGCTAATCTCATGATGTCTGGTGGGTGTTTGAAttcctttattgtcattttttccATAATATGTTGCTAAAACAGTATCAAAAGATTGTTTTcagttgtcattttaattctgtttgctATACTTTGCTAAATCAAAGCTACTGCTGTGTTTAATCagcatgtttaattatcttacaatcaatcaagctttgaTTTTTCTTCATACTCAATTAAGGGACAATGATTTGTTAATAGCAGGTCTATCTATAAGATTTACTGTACTATAATGTTTTTGTGACATAAAGGACATGTTTGATCCAGTtatgctatatatatatatatatatatatatatatatatatatatatatatatatatatatatatatatgctatACATTGtgattgaaaaaacaaacaataaataaagtaatacatttatgtgcatttaatgttcttcatttttaatattcaacCCACATTGAAAGTAACATGTTTTAACATTGTAATATGCAGCGCCAGCGCCACCTGCAGGACAGATACTAAGAGACAATCACAAAATAGATTCAATAGAGGCGTGTGTGTAGGAGTGCTCCACAGTGTCGTAGAACCTCAGACAAGCTTTGTAATGCAGCAGCTTCTCAGTCAGAGGGCTGATGGTCAGTGCTTTACCCTGCACACTCAGGTCGATGTACCTTGACAACATCAGGATAACAAGAAAGCACAACCATATAAGTTAATAATTGAAAAAATGACAATGTGAGTATTCAAACATATTTCTatgtaaaacatatttttgtcatCACATATTCCTGCTGATATTTGCTTTGTTGTGCCATACAATGTCTTCAACAGCTGTTGTGATGATACAAATTTAACCAGCACTGAAATTAACCAACGGGTCATCATACAGTCCAGGTAGCTGGAGATCATACTGTACCTGTAAGAGACGTTCCAAAACATAACAGTATTTATAGCCATGAGGGTGgccaggaagaagaagaacctCTCCAGATTCCCATCATGCAGTATGTTTGGATAGAAGTTACCTGTAATGAATAATCACTGTGGTTTAATTTGCACAAGTGACTCAAATGATTTCTGATGAATTACAATATTTTCATTAAttccaataaaaataaaaacaaacatacaatatATTATTGTAACAATTTTACCTCCAGAGAGAGCGTGTGCCAGCTGGATGATGAGAGCTCCAAGGAAGCAGCCCCCTCCGTAAGACAGAGTGAGGAAGTGTAAAGAGATCCCTCTGATGTGATTAGGGGTCAGCTGGAAAGATATAAGGGAACCTGAAATTACAGAAGGAATGTCTTGATTATCTTTCTCCAGTCACAGTcctaaagaaaaagaagaagatagtTTTGGCCAATATGATCCATGTTAGACCACCATCAAATTATGTTATGGAGACCTAGAGTGGCTCACTCACATGCAGGGGTGACGAGAGCCTCTGCCAGACCCAGTAGGATGTACTGAGGAGCCAGCTGGAAACACGGCATGGATGACACTTGCAGGACTTTCCCTGACATAGTCTGCTCCACCAGAGGGTAAGTCTTCCTCTGCAACTCAGACAAACCTGCCACCAGGACGGACAGAGCAGCACATGCATGGCCCAGAGCTGGAAGTGGAGGATCGACAGGGAGGGGTGAAGAAAGAGCGGGCTGCAGAATCATTACGAAAGGAAAGAGGGTGGATGAGAGACACATACAATCAAGAAAGAGATAGTAATTTTAAGGTGGAGATGGTACCTTATAGGGAATGTGATTATATAAACACTCACTGATGACTTTTGCTGGTGCCAGAGGAGTTCTTTCCATGGAGAGGTAGCAGGTGGTCACACACTCAATCAGTGGGGCTAAGAGCAGGAGAGGCAGGATGCTGATCACATTCATGGCACCGATGGGCAACAGGAGGTCATTCAGGTGAAGGTTTGAATTCATGGTCTGTATGTAGTAACCTGAGGGAATCTGTAGGAAACAGTCTTTACATGGAGATGATCATTTCATGTAATTAACAATGAAGACTTACAATACAAATGAGGACCTGCCTGTGTGATGCAGGCTCTGTAAATCAGCTGTAGCCCATAGAGAGGGAACAGCTTGGCCAGGACCTTGACATTCTCCACATGTGTTTCACTGTAACGACCACCATTGTTCTCTTTGGCCCGGTCCAGCCAGGATACCACATCCCCACTCAGGTGGCGATAATGGAGGCAGCACATCTTTAGAGAATTCAGAAACACTCCCAATGTGGTTAATAATGATCCACCTACAGCATAAAGAAACAGGAACAGAATGAAGACTTTATTTAGGTATTTTTGATGTTTAGCAAATCAATAAGTATGTTTGAATTTCTTATGTCTCTCATATTTCTGACCATCTCACCTTTCTTGGGTTTGTAGGTGAGTCTGTTCCGCACCATGTGTATGGCGATCAAAGCCAGCAGCACAGACATGAAAGGGATGAGGAAGGCCAGGTTTTTGGCCACAGACTGCTGGATGTAAGCAATACCCAGAAACACCACAGTCGAATTCAAGTTGACCAACCAGTAGAACctaaacaataacaaagcaaACACCACATTCGCAAGACTTTCATTTAAACTGCAGATTTCAATGCATAATTTACAAATATCCCATGATATTAGCCAAACTTTGTCTGAACTCAGTCCCCCACTTTCGTATGGTCTAAAAACATCCCAACTTTTACTGGATGACTTGCCACTAAAAGTTGCATTAATGGTGAATGTTTGAGAATACTTGAATGAAACTCTTCTGCTGCCTTGAAATTGACACCAGTGAAATATATGAACAACAATTACATAGATTATCATTAAATGTGATACAAATGGTAATGGATGgattattttcaaaatatttggtgataatctgactttacatcTGGAAccgtggaaaaaaaaacatgcagtggCATTCATAGTGACATTCCTATCAACTGTACATTTGTACTTTGTGTTGGTGCTTGACTGTGAGCAAGAGATACTACACCAGCTAAACATTGGCATATTAGCACTGTCATTGTGCTTATTAGCATGCTGAGGTTAGCATTTACCAGAAGTCTTGTTTGTAAAACATCTGAACAGTGATAAGGATGCTatattttcaataaaatgtatGCCAAACAGagatgtagtctctgtggtaTCACCCATTGTTTTTACGCCCAACAATACGCCCAAATTGTAAATGTTGACTCAACCTCACTTTCAACAATCTGGCAAAGAGGTGTAGTCGAGGCAGGCTTTTAGCAACCCCAGTACAGCatgtacaattaaaaaaaagccaaagACCAAAAACTGGACCACATTCCTTCACTTTTTCAGCCATCCTCAGTTGGAccctagaggaactgcagtatttTGCATTCCGCAttggttttatgttttttaacatcacaaGTGATTCTGTCCTGTTCTTAAGTCGTATTTtctgacacaaaaaacaacaacaatgaaacaTGAATCCAGTGTTTACAAAGGTCAAATGTAGATTATTTGCTAAGGGAGTAAATTACTATATTCAGAGAGTAACACCTGCTCACCAGTTAAAGAAAGACAGCAGCTGATGCTGGTTGTAGCTCTGCAGGCTGTAGGCTCCCATTGGACAGAGGATGGCCCTGATGCCACCGATGCCCAGTGCAGCAGCCAGGAGACCAATGTAGAACAAGATCTGCTGCTCTTGAGGCTCCAGCTGGTGTGTCATGTGATGATTGTCAATGTAGAAATCTTCAAACGGGAACGCCACCACAGGCAGCATGGCTGTGCCTGGAACGATGATGGGAAGAGGTCATGGCCATGAGGTCATGAGGCTGCAGCTTGATTTTTAACAAGAGTGtgacttcagagcagcagagccaTGCCCATGACTAAGCACCTTTATAGAATTACAAATTATGAAATAAGTTCACACTAAAGGTAGAGATTCATCGTGACTTCAATGTCAGATGATTGTGCCATGTATTAGATTTGTAGACATAAATGAAAATAGGAACAATTAACTGGAACTTCTTTTTTGACTTTTAATAAATTACCTCTAATATCATTAATCTatgaaaagtgagaaaaaaaaccctgatgtataggataataaaacatgaaactgtGTCCATCAGATGGAATGATTTACCTTTAAAACATTATGCCTTACCAAAAAAGTGAAGGAAAGCACACAAATAGAGCACTTTAGTCCTTCCCAAGCAGGTTTCTGCAAACCAGCCGACCAGCACAGGGGTCAGGGTGCTGGCTCCTATGAAGCACAGGTTAACTGTCGCAGCCATGTAGTACTCATAGCCCAGCTTAACTGTGCAGAAGAGAATCATGTTGCACACTATCCCAAAGAAAGTGAACCTCTCACACAGCTCCACCAGCAGGACACAAATGATGACCTGGAGCTTCTTGCGGGACTTCCTTGTTGGTCCCTGATCTGGGTGAGTGGTCCGGGACAGTCGGCGTGGTTCGCCTCTGCCATCAGGCAGTCGCTTAATGTCCTCTGCCACCATCACATCTGGCCAGTCAACCGGCTGCTGGGCTGTGTGGCTGACTGGATGCAGCCAGAAATGGACCACACTAAGCTCTGACTCCTGTCCTTTCAGAATAAGAGCCTCAGAGGTTGGAGCTGGAATCCCTCACTTTGGTGTGACTGGATGTCCACAGGACTGCAGACACATATAATCAGATACACCCATCTGCATCCTGCACGTGCTGCAGGCTGATCGTCCTCCTGAGTCATGATTTTACTCAGAACTGTGGATGCCTTACAGGGATCTGATACATCACTCTGAACTGTATCAAGCAGGAGTAACATAGAGCAGCGATTTAGAGAGCATCCCAGAAATATTTCTATAATTACCAACAAGAAAATAGCACACAGTCATTGTTTGTTCAGTTAGAGactcatacaaaaaaaatggtGGCTCAATCCATTTAGTCAAGCACTCTACTTCAGTTTAACTTTAGAGCAGAGTTTTTATgctacattattttatttgcacTTTTACTTTTGGTACTGTAGGTATTCTAAATGCTCATGATTCTGTACTTTTATTTTACCAAAATAATTTTTGTTGAATTGTCCCAAAGAATTTTCAGAATTTTTCACACTTTTTGATCAAAGTTACAGCAAAATAAttcagggtttgttttttttgcctgtaTACATCAATTTGTCATACATATTTACTCAGTTTTTCCTCTGTTGTAATATAAATCAATTTATGGCCATGTGTattctcttccttttttaaaaaaaaatcccttctttctttgtgtttaatcTCATTTGAACTCTGTGGTCTTTTTACCACTTTATTGAATATAATATatcatttgtttttctcctctcataGTTCACATGTTTTACTCCTTTTTTTGGTAAGTATATACATACTGGATGCATATACATAGAAAAAAATGCTGAAATCAAAGGAATGTACTAAAAGACATGTATACCTGTACGgtttctgaaaatgtacagaTCAAACTTGTAAAAAGGAAATATAAAATAGTTATATGGTTGAATATCTCATGATGTTAGCTAAGCAGGGGACATCAGctataaaaaaaatagcaagACAAGAATTGGTTTCGTGCAATGGATAATTACAAACACTCTGAAAATACTACATCTGTTTGTGAAAGCAGCCCTGTGGACAAGCTCCTTCCAGAGCTCATGCTGCTAATTAGATTGATCatgttaagtgtgtgtgagacggGGTGCAAAGGCAGGTTAACTCCAGTGGGGTCAGAGCTGCCTGAAACACAACAATTGCTGGTTCTTACAGTACGTGGTAAACCAACTGTTCGTGCACAGCTTGATCAAGAACTGGAAAGAATAAGTCTGTTATAAATGAGCATCTGCATTCatgtaagacacacacacacaaaatgccaTATTGAATATCTTTCCTGATGCTGATGTACATTCACCACAAACACAGATGCAAAATGATGCTCTACAGCAAAGTATGCAGGACTTACACATTTAATCAAGTTCAGTAAAGCTGTACTCTAAGTCTGATTCTGTTATCAACAGAATACAAGATATTTATGTTCATCTAATGTAATGAATTTGAACTTACACAATCTGAATTTTACCAGTCATACTATTTTCCAGTAAGATTTATTGTGAGTGAATACAACATAATACAGTCaaatataaatagaaaacaTCCATACATCATTTCGGTGTACAACATAAAGATCATATACAAATAACTGGGCTAGAAAATTGGTTTACAGCTCTTCATTCAACACTATTGCTACTCCATCATGGAGGACACAGCTGGCTGAGTGTTTCACAAGAGTTCAGTAAAGCTGATATTTGCTCAAACACGCGGTACAGCTAACTCCTTAAATAATCTAACATTGACCTTGCTTCTGTGCCCACGGCAGGATCAcagcaaagaaagaagaaaatagcTGTTCGCTTAAAAAGGACATTCAGTTTATATTAACAATGCTGAAAACAGACTTCAGTCATAAAATTAATGCAACACATAAAGCTAACAGATGGGGctagacacaaacatgaagaacagcagCACCAACAGTTTACATCACGTTTTCTTTGCTCTATGTCGGCTGCTTTTCAAAGATTCACATTCTTATTACATGacacaaaatatacaaacattcTGTCTTATATGATTTCCTGCTACTATTATAGTAGATTCTGTTAAACACAGTAAAAACGTTGATGCTTATTACAAATAGACTGGAGAAATAACAAAGTTTCTTCTTATTTCACCAGGTTGATGTCCCTGCAAAATTCACTGGAGCGAGGGAGGACAGTGACTTTGAACCTGATAAATAAGTCTGCTGACCTCCAGTGGTAAGACTTAATTAAGAAAGATAATGTTCACAGGGCATCAGAGATCTTTTACATTGACTAAAgaatacatttttcacagcatCAGCCccagaggagaataaatgatcCATGAGATGACACATTTGTTGGAGGATCTGTA carries:
- the LOC117814674 gene encoding E3 ubiquitin/ISG15 ligase TRIM25-like gives rise to the protein MADSQELLDCSICLQLLKDPVTTACGHSYCMTCINSHWNTRERRRYSCPLCRQIFEKRPALKRNTLLAALLEEHRRNTSKSAAAEAGDTYAEAGDAQCDTCTGRKRKASKFCLVCLAFYCETHLKPHFEVPPLKKHKLTETTRAKDSICGLHDKHLEMYCKTDQQLICLQCFADGHKNHDAVIVEAKKSDMLVQLDWTKQEIADLLQNLGGRKEELTKAADSIKDAAQEACDFERLCAAHIRYVQMKCFELREKVGKAEKAGMDQINSCLEKLECETHKLRKEEDNLNQLELMVDQTVQFLEGVQALGDLRAFTASYESVDTMSGFVNAQTEKVKNVLKSAKNEILSHFRTTENFKVEVDPNTVAACLCLSDTNNELSVGCQDQAHPDHPERFTFFQQALCKNGLNGNHYWEVEWDGGVVDLAVSYKGIERKGSGKDCFFGHNSLSWKLTCSSSGCTFWHNNLHQSQIPPARSRKVGIHLDYEAGSLSFYSVSVNNQLSLLHKVQTTFTEPLYPGFSVDLGATIKICNI
- the slc15a5 gene encoding solute carrier family 15 member 5; translation: MVAEDIKRLPDGRGEPRRLSRTTHPDQGPTRKSRKKLQVIICVLLVELCERFTFFGIVCNMILFCTVKLGYEYYMAATVNLCFIGASTLTPVLVGWFAETCLGRTKVLYLCAFLHFFGTAMLPVVAFPFEDFYIDNHHMTHQLEPQEQQILFYIGLLAAALGIGGIRAILCPMGAYSLQSYNQHQLLSFFNWFYWLVNLNSTVVFLGIAYIQQSVAKNLAFLIPFMSVLLALIAIHMVRNRLTYKPKKGGSLLTTLGVFLNSLKMCCLHYRHLSGDVVSWLDRAKENNGGRYSETHVENVKVLAKLFPLYGLQLIYRACITQIPSGYYIQTMNSNLHLNDLLLPIGAMNVISILPLLLLAPLIECVTTCYLSMERTPLAPAKVITLGHACAALSVLVAGLSELQRKTYPLVEQTMSGKVLQVSSMPCFQLAPQYILLGLAEALVTPACSLISFQLTPNHIRGISLHFLTLSYGGGCFLGALIIQLAHALSGGNFYPNILHDGNLERFFFFLATLMAINTVMFWNVSYRYIDLSVQGKALTISPLTEKLLHYKACLRFYDTVEHSYTHASIESIL